The Hymenobacter sp. 5317J-9 genome has a window encoding:
- a CDS encoding MmcQ/YjbR family DNA-binding protein, whose product MNIEDFRDYCLLKAGVTEETPFGPETLVFKVGGKVFALTDIDTFGSINLKCDPERAAELREAHDYVLPGYHMNKKHWNTVLIGTGAPESQLRELIDHSYDLVRASLPKAVKATIEM is encoded by the coding sequence ATGAACATTGAAGACTTCCGCGATTACTGCCTGCTGAAAGCGGGCGTGACCGAGGAAACCCCTTTCGGCCCCGAAACCCTGGTGTTTAAAGTTGGCGGCAAAGTGTTTGCCCTCACCGACATTGACACCTTCGGCAGCATTAACCTGAAATGCGACCCCGAGCGGGCCGCAGAGCTGCGCGAGGCCCACGACTACGTGCTGCCCGGCTACCACATGAACAAGAAGCACTGGAACACGGTGCTCATCGGCACCGGCGCTCCGGAAAGCCAGCTGCGCGAGCTGATTGACCACTCGTATGACTTGGTGCGGGCTTCGCTGCCCAAAGCCGTGAAGGCAACCATAGAAATGTAA
- a CDS encoding M14 family metallopeptidase: MFGAITFGFTAHAQTTDAAGPLLTPDQFLGYKLGAQFTPHAEMLRYVAHVVAHSPGRMKLVTYGKTYENRPLEVVQVASADNFGRLEDVRHNNLRLAGLEGGSAQRQMPGVCWLSYNVHGNEAVSSEAVMQVLYDLANPQDQQVQDWLKNTVVLIDPCINPDGHDRYVNWYNRVRNQSANANPDAWEHHEPWPGGRYNHYYFDLNRDWAWQTQQETRQRIALYNQWLPAVHADFHEMGPNNTYYFSPAAKPYHADITPWQRQFQGILGDYNKVAFDKNNWLYFTREVYDLYAPTYGDTWPSFNGAIGMTYEQGGGGAGGLAYARLDGDTLTLAQRIAHHHAASRATIQATAERHDDLLREFQSYFATAKSKPQGQYKTYVLPAGNDPGQLRAFTQYLDRNQIQYGFASKRSKTKGYNYTTGKTDNVQIEPRDVVISMYQPKSTLVKVLFEPKSQLEDSLTYDITSWALPYAFNLKAYALPGRLDASGSAPAQAMVKGSAATADKPYAYLARWNSLQDIRFLSRLLQQKVKVRYAEKAFESEGQQYAPGTLIVTRTSNESLGARFDQLVRAQADSAGTVVTAVKSGFSTTGRDLGSSTVHFVKQPNVAVVAGPGVDPTAFGEVWHFFEQQLGYPLTVLGADYLSRVSLQKYDVLILPNGNYGDIYSDRALDGLKAWVREGGRLIALEGAARFLANKKDFLLKTKAVDSVAVRKANQQNPYRLLRRYGDSEREEAEDAVQGSVYRVQLDNTHPLAFGYGSNYFALIRTPLGYRFLDKGGWNVGVIKKDSYSAGFAGTKARKELTDTFVVGTQDLGRGSVVYLGDNPLFRAFWQGGKLMFGNAVFLVGQ; this comes from the coding sequence TTGTTTGGTGCCATTACGTTCGGCTTCACCGCCCACGCCCAAACCACCGACGCGGCTGGTCCGCTGCTCACACCCGACCAATTCCTCGGCTACAAGCTTGGCGCACAGTTCACGCCGCACGCCGAGATGCTGCGCTACGTGGCCCACGTGGTGGCGCACTCGCCCGGCCGCATGAAGCTGGTGACCTACGGCAAAACCTACGAAAACCGCCCGCTGGAAGTGGTGCAGGTGGCCAGCGCCGACAACTTTGGCCGGCTGGAAGACGTGCGCCACAACAACCTGCGCCTGGCCGGGCTGGAAGGTGGCAGCGCCCAGCGCCAAATGCCCGGCGTTTGCTGGCTGAGCTACAACGTGCATGGCAACGAAGCGGTGAGCTCCGAAGCCGTGATGCAGGTGCTCTACGACCTGGCCAACCCGCAGGACCAGCAGGTGCAGGACTGGCTGAAGAACACCGTCGTCCTCATCGACCCGTGCATCAACCCCGACGGCCACGACCGGTACGTGAACTGGTACAACCGCGTCCGCAACCAGTCGGCCAATGCCAACCCCGACGCCTGGGAACACCACGAGCCCTGGCCCGGCGGCCGCTACAACCATTACTACTTCGACCTGAACCGCGACTGGGCCTGGCAAACCCAGCAGGAAACCAGGCAGCGCATCGCCCTCTACAACCAGTGGCTGCCGGCGGTGCACGCCGATTTCCACGAGATGGGCCCCAACAATACCTACTACTTCTCGCCCGCCGCCAAGCCTTACCACGCCGACATCACGCCTTGGCAGCGCCAGTTTCAGGGCATCCTCGGCGACTACAACAAGGTGGCCTTCGACAAGAACAACTGGCTCTATTTCACCCGCGAGGTATACGACCTGTACGCCCCCACCTACGGCGACACCTGGCCCAGCTTCAACGGCGCCATCGGCATGACGTATGAGCAGGGCGGCGGCGGGGCCGGCGGTCTGGCCTACGCCCGCCTCGACGGCGACACCCTGACCCTGGCCCAGCGCATCGCGCACCACCACGCCGCCAGCCGCGCCACCATTCAGGCCACGGCCGAGCGCCACGACGACCTGCTGCGCGAATTCCAGAGCTATTTCGCCACGGCCAAGAGCAAGCCCCAGGGCCAGTACAAAACCTACGTGCTGCCGGCCGGCAACGACCCCGGCCAACTGCGCGCCTTCACTCAGTACCTCGACCGCAACCAGATTCAGTACGGCTTTGCCAGCAAGCGCAGCAAAACCAAGGGCTACAACTACACCACCGGCAAAACCGACAACGTGCAAATTGAGCCCCGCGACGTGGTCATCAGCATGTACCAGCCCAAGTCCACGCTGGTAAAGGTGCTGTTCGAGCCCAAGTCGCAGCTCGAAGACTCCCTCACCTACGACATCACCTCCTGGGCCCTGCCCTACGCCTTCAACCTGAAGGCCTACGCCCTGCCCGGACGCCTCGATGCCTCGGGCAGTGCGCCGGCTCAGGCCATGGTAAAAGGCAGCGCCGCCACCGCCGACAAGCCCTACGCCTACCTGGCCCGCTGGAACAGCCTGCAGGACATTCGCTTCCTGAGCCGCCTGCTGCAGCAGAAAGTGAAGGTGCGCTACGCCGAAAAGGCGTTTGAGTCGGAAGGCCAGCAGTACGCGCCCGGCACGCTCATCGTCACCCGCACCAGCAATGAAAGCCTCGGCGCCCGTTTCGACCAGCTGGTGCGCGCCCAGGCCGACTCGGCCGGAACCGTGGTTACGGCCGTGAAATCGGGGTTCTCCACCACCGGCCGCGACCTGGGCTCCAGCACGGTGCACTTCGTGAAGCAGCCCAACGTGGCCGTGGTGGCCGGCCCCGGCGTCGACCCCACCGCGTTTGGCGAGGTGTGGCACTTCTTTGAGCAGCAGCTCGGCTACCCGCTCACGGTGCTGGGCGCCGACTACCTCAGCCGCGTGTCGCTGCAGAAATACGACGTACTGATTCTGCCCAACGGCAACTACGGCGACATTTATTCTGACCGCGCCCTCGACGGCCTCAAGGCCTGGGTGCGCGAAGGTGGCCGCCTCATTGCCCTGGAAGGCGCCGCCCGGTTCTTGGCCAACAAAAAGGATTTCCTGCTGAAAACGAAAGCCGTCGACTCGGTGGCCGTGCGCAAAGCCAACCAGCAAAACCCCTACCGCCTGCTGCGCCGCTACGGCGACTCGGAGCGCGAAGAGGCCGAAGACGCCGTGCAGGGCAGCGTGTACCGCGTGCAGCTCGACAACACCCACCCGCTAGCCTTTGGCTACGGCAGCAACTACTTCGCCCTCATCCGCACCCCCCTGGGCTACCGCTTCCTCGACAAAGGCGGCTGGAACGTGGGCGTCATCAAGAAAGACAGCTATTCGGCCGGTTTCGCCGGCACCAAAGCCCGCAAGGAGCTCACCGACACCTTCGTGGTGGGCACCCAGGACCTGGGCCGCGGCTCCGTGGTATACCTCGGCGACAACCCGCTGTTCCGCGCCTTCTGGCAGGGCGGGAAGCTGATGTTTGGCAACGCCGTGTTTCTGGTGGGCCAATAA
- a CDS encoding class I tRNA ligase family protein — protein sequence MPAYRPEEIEKKWQAHWKAHSTFRTENHSDKPKYYVLDMFPYPSGAGLHVGHPLGYIASDIVTRYKRLRGFNVLHPMGFDSFGLPAEQYAIQTGQHPALTTEKNIETYVQQLSSLGFSYDWSREVRTSDPSYYKWTQWIFLKLFNSWYNLDTDRAEPLTDLTARFAASGSEGIRAAGDDGDRLSFSAGQWALFSEKQKLAAVLPYRLAYQQDTYVNWCPGLGTVLSNDEVKDGLSERGGFPVERRLMPQWNLRITAYADRLLQGLDQLDWPDAVKEMQRNWIGKSIGAEVTFPVQGSETAQIKVYTTRVDTIYGATFLVLAPEHELVDELTTPEQRAAVDEYIAATKRRSERDRMTDVKAVSGVFTGAYALNPVNNEPVPIWLADYVLAGYGTGAVMAVPSGDQRDYLFAKHFNLPIPAISDAQQGLDQQADPTKEGRYINSGIINGLTYKEATQKLIAFLEDKGLGKGKVNFRQRDAIFGRQRYWGEPIPIYYKDGTAYGIAESDLPLVLPEIDEYKPTETGEPPLGRAQDWLYKGKYPYELSTMPGWAGSSWYYLRYMDPTNEARFVSEEAEHYWGSVDLYMGGAEHATGHLLYARFWYLFLKDLGLVSSNEPFQKLINQGMILGRSNKLIVAITVPVDSANQYSEDPKSISSELLIDMVISNEQRMAAETGKGLSSQPIKHVARPIEAHDDVHVNGEYRTLTANFRELNINVELVDINDRLYRDKFEELQRSDARFEQFNLDTQVAWERDETGKQFLQTKVEVEKMSKSKYNVVNPNILIDKYGADALRLYEMFLGPLEQYKPWNTNGISGVGSFLKKFWRLFHPEDGPLAVTDEPATPAELKVLHRAIQKAQEDIEKFSFNTSVSLFMITVNELTALKCHKRAILEPLVLLVSPYAPHLAEELWQELGHEAGSISTASYPEFREELLVEDTVTYPLAINGKVREQMQFAAAATAAEIETAVLASDFLSKHGEGKAAKKVIVVPGRMVNVVV from the coding sequence ATGCCCGCATACCGTCCCGAAGAAATTGAAAAGAAGTGGCAGGCCCACTGGAAAGCGCACAGCACTTTCCGCACCGAGAACCACTCCGACAAGCCCAAGTACTACGTGCTCGACATGTTCCCCTACCCCTCCGGGGCGGGCCTGCACGTGGGGCACCCGCTGGGCTACATTGCCTCCGATATCGTGACGCGCTACAAGCGCCTGCGCGGCTTCAACGTGCTGCACCCCATGGGGTTCGACTCCTTCGGCCTGCCCGCCGAGCAGTACGCCATCCAGACCGGCCAGCACCCGGCGCTCACCACCGAGAAGAACATCGAAACCTACGTGCAGCAGCTCAGCAGCCTCGGTTTCAGCTACGACTGGAGCCGCGAAGTGCGCACCTCCGACCCCAGCTACTACAAGTGGACGCAGTGGATTTTCCTCAAGCTGTTCAATTCCTGGTATAACCTCGACACCGACCGCGCCGAGCCCCTCACCGATCTCACCGCCCGCTTTGCCGCCAGTGGCAGCGAGGGCATCCGCGCCGCCGGCGACGATGGCGACCGCCTCAGCTTCTCGGCCGGGCAGTGGGCTTTGTTCTCTGAAAAGCAGAAGCTGGCCGCCGTGCTCCCCTACCGCCTCGCCTACCAGCAGGACACCTACGTGAACTGGTGCCCCGGCCTGGGCACGGTGCTCTCGAACGATGAAGTGAAAGACGGCCTGAGCGAGCGCGGCGGCTTCCCCGTCGAGCGCCGCCTCATGCCCCAGTGGAACCTGCGCATCACCGCCTACGCCGACCGCCTCCTGCAGGGCCTCGACCAGCTCGACTGGCCCGACGCCGTAAAGGAGATGCAGCGCAACTGGATTGGCAAGAGCATCGGGGCCGAAGTCACCTTCCCGGTGCAGGGCTCCGAAACCGCCCAAATCAAGGTCTACACCACCCGCGTCGACACCATTTACGGGGCCACATTCCTGGTGCTGGCTCCCGAGCATGAGCTGGTGGACGAACTCACCACGCCCGAACAGCGCGCCGCCGTGGACGAGTACATCGCCGCCACCAAGCGCCGCTCGGAGCGCGACCGCATGACCGACGTGAAGGCCGTGTCCGGCGTGTTCACCGGCGCCTACGCCCTGAACCCGGTGAACAACGAGCCCGTGCCCATCTGGCTGGCCGACTACGTACTGGCCGGCTACGGCACCGGCGCCGTGATGGCCGTGCCCAGCGGCGACCAGCGCGACTACTTGTTCGCCAAGCACTTCAACCTGCCCATCCCCGCCATTTCCGATGCCCAGCAGGGCCTCGACCAGCAGGCCGACCCCACCAAGGAAGGCCGCTACATCAACTCCGGCATCATCAACGGCCTCACCTACAAAGAGGCCACGCAGAAGCTCATCGCCTTCCTCGAAGATAAGGGCCTGGGCAAAGGCAAGGTGAATTTCCGCCAGCGCGACGCCATTTTCGGCCGCCAGCGCTACTGGGGCGAGCCCATTCCGATTTACTACAAGGACGGCACCGCCTACGGCATCGCCGAAAGCGACCTGCCCCTCGTCCTGCCCGAAATCGACGAATACAAGCCCACCGAAACCGGCGAGCCGCCCCTCGGCCGCGCCCAGGATTGGCTATACAAAGGCAAATACCCCTACGAGCTGAGCACCATGCCCGGCTGGGCGGGCTCGTCGTGGTACTACCTGCGCTACATGGACCCCACCAACGAAGCCCGCTTCGTATCGGAGGAGGCCGAGCACTACTGGGGCAGCGTGGACCTCTACATGGGCGGGGCCGAGCACGCCACCGGCCACCTGCTCTACGCCCGCTTCTGGTACCTGTTCCTGAAGGACCTGGGCCTCGTCAGCAGCAACGAGCCGTTCCAGAAACTGATTAACCAAGGGATGATTCTGGGCCGGTCGAATAAACTAATCGTAGCAATTACGGTACCTGTTGATTCCGCAAATCAGTACAGCGAAGACCCGAAATCAATTTCTAGTGAATTGCTGATTGACATGGTCATCTCCAATGAGCAAAGAATGGCCGCCGAAACGGGCAAGGGTTTATCAAGTCAGCCAATTAAACACGTAGCCCGACCAATCGAAGCACATGACGATGTTCACGTTAATGGTGAGTATCGGACACTTACTGCAAACTTTAGGGAATTGAATATCAACGTTGAATTAGTTGATATTAACGACCGTCTTTATAGAGACAAATTCGAAGAATTACAGCGCTCTGATGCACGTTTTGAGCAATTCAATTTAGATACTCAAGTTGCTTGGGAGCGTGATGAGACAGGCAAACAGTTTCTACAAACAAAAGTAGAAGTCGAGAAAATGTCGAAGTCGAAATACAATGTTGTTAACCCCAACATTCTAATCGACAAATACGGCGCGGACGCATTGCGCCTCTACGAAATGTTCCTCGGCCCGCTGGAGCAGTACAAGCCCTGGAACACCAACGGCATTAGCGGCGTGGGCAGCTTCCTCAAGAAGTTCTGGCGCCTCTTCCACCCCGAAGACGGCCCCCTCGCCGTCACCGACGAGCCCGCCACGCCCGCCGAGCTCAAGGTGCTGCACCGCGCCATCCAGAAGGCGCAGGAAGACATCGAGAAGTTCAGCTTCAACACCTCCGTCAGCCTGTTCATGATTACCGTGAACGAACTCACGGCCCTCAAGTGCCACAAGCGCGCCATCCTGGAGCCGCTGGTGCTGCTGGTGTCGCCCTACGCCCCGCACCTCGCCGAGGAACTGTGGCAGGAGCTGGGCCACGAGGCCGGAAGCATCTCCACGGCCAGCTACCCCGAGTTCCGCGAAGAATTATTGGTGGAAGACACCGTGACCTACCCGCTGGCCATCAACGGCAAAGTGCGCGAGCAGATGCAGTTCGCCGCCGCCGCCACCGCCGCCGAGATTGAAACCGCCGTGCTGGCCTCCGATTTCCTGTCCAAGCACGGCGAAGGCAAAGCCGCTAAAAAGGTGATTGTGGTGCCCGGCCGCATGGTGAACGTGGTGGTGTAA
- the dnaG gene encoding DNA primase has protein sequence MARIPKELVDHIIQTADIVEVVGDFVQLKRKGQNLWAPCPFHNEKSPSFSVNPAKSLYKCFGCGKAGGVVQFVMDVEGTSYVEALKYLARKYAIEIQEEEKTPQQQLEQNERDSQFIVSDFAKNHYHRLLLNSEEGMSIGYGYLKERGLNLSTIQTFELGYSLDAWDDLMKAAEAAGYDKKYLEKTGLTVIRTDDQGKDTGRRYDRFRGRVMFPIHNISGRVVGFGARTLKRDDKMAKYLNSPESEIYHKSDVLYGLFQARQAIRTQEVCYLVEGYLDVLSLYQGGIKNVVASSGTSLTEGQIRLIKRYSDNVTVLYDGDAAGIKASLRGTDLLLEGGLNVRVVLFPDGDDPDSYIRKVGDQRFTEYIETKSQDFISFKTTLVAREASNDPVKKAEAIRDVLHSIAKVPDAIKRQVFLQQTSATFGIDEQVLITEYNKLVKTASQKAPGGNSGSGNAGNYGQGAGSANTGFPPSANPRSTPAPRPMTDEEEAEMLMYGGHEATVEILGAGASFQPSSAKAEADEDTPDMLQVCEREVLRLLVLYAGREVEEEISVAAYLMGQLGENPLQKPLYAEMWEICRQELLAGRFPDARLLAQNEREDIRQLITDLATERYEISPNWRTKEIYVFNEVDLPKLACDNAVLRLNKVHVQRELDQCLEKLRHPLDDVEMFEILGDIKRLKELDNELAGLLGTVVGRTA, from the coding sequence ATGGCCCGCATCCCCAAAGAATTAGTTGACCACATCATCCAGACCGCCGACATCGTGGAAGTCGTCGGCGACTTCGTGCAGCTCAAGCGCAAGGGCCAGAACCTGTGGGCCCCGTGCCCCTTCCACAACGAAAAGTCCCCGTCCTTCTCCGTAAACCCGGCCAAAAGCCTCTACAAGTGTTTCGGCTGCGGCAAGGCCGGCGGCGTGGTGCAGTTTGTGATGGACGTGGAGGGCACCAGCTACGTGGAGGCCCTCAAGTACCTGGCCCGCAAGTACGCCATCGAGATTCAGGAGGAGGAAAAAACGCCTCAGCAGCAGCTGGAGCAGAACGAGCGGGACTCGCAGTTCATCGTCTCCGACTTCGCCAAAAACCACTACCACCGCCTGCTGCTCAACTCGGAGGAAGGCATGAGCATCGGCTACGGCTACCTCAAGGAGCGCGGCCTCAATCTGAGCACCATCCAGACCTTCGAGCTCGGCTACTCCCTCGATGCTTGGGACGACCTCATGAAGGCGGCTGAGGCGGCTGGGTATGACAAGAAATATCTCGAAAAAACCGGCCTCACTGTCATTCGCACCGACGACCAGGGCAAGGACACCGGCCGGCGCTACGACCGGTTTCGGGGCCGGGTGATGTTCCCGATTCACAACATCAGCGGCCGGGTGGTGGGCTTCGGGGCGCGCACGCTGAAGCGCGACGACAAGATGGCGAAATACCTCAACTCGCCCGAGTCGGAGATTTACCATAAGTCGGACGTGCTGTATGGCCTATTCCAGGCCCGGCAGGCCATTCGCACGCAGGAAGTTTGCTATCTGGTGGAAGGCTACCTCGACGTGCTTTCGCTCTATCAGGGCGGCATCAAAAACGTGGTGGCCTCGTCGGGTACCTCACTCACGGAGGGTCAGATTCGCCTGATTAAGCGGTATTCTGATAACGTGACGGTGCTGTATGACGGCGACGCGGCCGGTATCAAGGCCTCGCTGCGCGGCACGGATTTGCTGCTAGAAGGCGGCCTGAACGTGCGCGTGGTGCTGTTTCCCGACGGCGACGACCCCGACAGCTACATCCGCAAAGTGGGCGACCAGCGCTTCACCGAATACATTGAAACCAAGAGCCAGGACTTCATCAGCTTTAAAACCACGCTGGTGGCCCGCGAGGCCAGCAACGACCCGGTGAAGAAGGCCGAGGCCATCCGCGACGTACTGCACAGCATCGCCAAGGTGCCCGATGCCATCAAGCGTCAGGTGTTTTTGCAGCAGACCTCGGCTACGTTTGGTATTGATGAGCAGGTGCTCATCACCGAGTACAACAAGCTCGTCAAAACTGCTTCACAGAAAGCTCCGGGCGGCAACAGTGGCAGCGGTAACGCTGGCAACTACGGTCAGGGCGCGGGCAGCGCCAACACCGGCTTCCCACCCAGCGCCAACCCGCGCTCGACCCCGGCACCGCGCCCGATGACGGACGAGGAAGAGGCCGAAATGCTGATGTACGGCGGCCACGAAGCCACCGTGGAAATCCTGGGTGCGGGCGCCAGCTTCCAGCCCTCGTCGGCCAAAGCCGAGGCCGACGAGGACACGCCCGACATGCTGCAGGTGTGCGAGCGCGAGGTGCTGCGCCTGCTGGTGCTGTATGCCGGCCGCGAGGTGGAAGAGGAAATCAGCGTGGCAGCCTACCTCATGGGCCAGCTCGGCGAAAACCCGCTGCAGAAGCCGCTCTACGCCGAAATGTGGGAAATCTGCCGGCAGGAATTGCTGGCCGGCCGCTTCCCCGATGCCCGCCTGCTGGCTCAGAACGAGCGCGAAGACATCCGCCAGCTCATCACCGACCTCGCCACCGAGCGCTACGAAATCAGCCCCAACTGGCGCACCAAAGAAATCTACGTCTTCAACGAGGTCGACCTGCCCAAGCTGGCCTGCGACAACGCCGTGCTGCGCCTCAACAAGGTGCACGTGCAGCGCGAGCTCGACCAATGCCTCGAAAAGCTGCGCCACCCGCTGGATGACGTGGAGATGTTCGAAATTCTTGGCGACATCAAGCGCCTCAAGGAGCTCGACAACGAGCTGGCCGGCCTGCTGGGCACCGTGGTGGGCCGCACGGCGTAG
- a CDS encoding potassium channel protein, with protein MLQRLNINRLLLAIVLTGLSLIFGMTGFMVIEHYHPVDAFYMTVTTIATVGFGEIHPFSHAGRLFVSFYILYNLVVVAYLVSVMSSFIFDGELRKIYNMIRTDQEIKRFSGHVIVCGFGRNGRRAYQELRANGARVVVIESNQELMKSITSGSTGEDYDGDGLPGGGIFTVFGDATTDLVLKQAGVERASALITSLPKDADNVFVALSARALNPRLKIIARASLKTSESKLLSAGADSVVMPDEIGGSHMAKLVVRPEVIRFLDLISGLSADKLRLEEMSFEQLRRDLRGRSIRELDVRSITGATIIGMRTAAGSLMVSPPVDYVPAPGDVLLVLGSEEQIETFEVRFRQL; from the coding sequence ATGCTTCAGCGTCTCAACATCAACCGGCTGCTCCTCGCCATTGTCCTCACCGGGCTGAGCCTGATTTTTGGCATGACGGGCTTCATGGTCATCGAGCACTACCACCCGGTTGATGCGTTTTACATGACCGTGACGACCATTGCCACGGTGGGCTTTGGCGAGATTCATCCGTTTTCGCACGCGGGGCGGCTATTTGTTTCTTTCTACATTCTTTACAACCTCGTCGTGGTGGCCTACCTCGTGTCGGTCATGTCCTCGTTTATCTTTGACGGCGAGCTGCGCAAGATTTACAACATGATTCGAACCGACCAAGAAATCAAGCGCTTTAGCGGGCACGTCATCGTGTGCGGGTTTGGGCGCAACGGGCGCCGGGCCTACCAGGAGCTGCGCGCCAACGGCGCCCGCGTGGTGGTCATCGAATCGAACCAGGAGCTGATGAAAAGCATCACCAGCGGCAGCACCGGCGAAGACTACGACGGCGACGGCCTGCCCGGCGGCGGCATTTTCACCGTGTTTGGCGATGCCACCACCGACCTCGTGCTGAAACAGGCCGGCGTGGAGCGCGCCTCGGCCCTCATCACCTCGCTGCCCAAGGACGCCGACAACGTGTTTGTGGCCCTCTCGGCCCGGGCCCTCAACCCGCGCCTGAAAATCATCGCCCGGGCTTCGCTCAAAACCTCGGAAAGCAAGCTGCTCTCGGCCGGAGCCGACTCGGTGGTGATGCCCGACGAAATCGGCGGCTCGCACATGGCCAAACTGGTGGTGCGCCCCGAGGTCATTCGCTTTCTCGACCTCATTTCCGGTCTCAGCGCCGACAAATTGCGGCTGGAGGAAATGAGCTTTGAGCAGCTGCGGCGCGATTTGCGGGGTCGCAGCATTCGCGAACTCGACGTGCGCTCCATCACCGGCGCCACCATCATTGGCATGCGCACGGCCGCCGGCTCCCTCATGGTGAGCCCGCCCGTGGACTACGTGCCCGCGCCCGGCGACGTGCTGCTGGTGCTGGGCAGCGAAGAGCAAATAGAAACCTTTGAGGTGCGCTTCCGCCAGCTGTAG
- a CDS encoding glycosyltransferase family 4 protein has translation MHILQLCPRVPFPPHDGGAIAMYDVAAGLVRAGHRVTLLAINTPKHRQPADALAHLGPHLRLVLVDVNTDISAFGALKNLLLSRKPYNVARFIEREVCDVLGRLLASEEFDIIQCEGTFVAWYNEWLDYEELRPERTKTVLRAHNVEYTIWHMLAKREANPLKQFMLRVMANRLEKFEREYLTYFDAVAAITEDDAQRLRALGCPEPVVFIPAGADLERLQPDPGLRAKPRTLFMIGSLDWLPNQEGVEWLLREVWPTFHAEFPDVELHLAGRNAPAHLLNRKAENVIMHGFVESAPAFMQQYELMLVPLLSGGGMRVKIVEGMALGKAILSTSLGAEGIVAHNDENLLVRDGAAAWLDALRAWYRGEIDVRSIGAAAARTASDVYDNGRVVQRFIGLYERLLQPAPAGTPAHSPPA, from the coding sequence ATGCACATTCTGCAACTTTGTCCGCGCGTGCCATTTCCGCCTCATGACGGCGGCGCCATTGCCATGTACGACGTGGCGGCGGGCCTCGTGCGAGCCGGGCACCGCGTCACGCTGCTGGCCATCAACACGCCCAAGCACCGCCAGCCGGCCGACGCCCTGGCCCACCTGGGGCCCCATTTGCGGCTGGTACTGGTGGATGTAAATACTGATATTTCGGCATTTGGCGCGCTGAAGAACCTCCTGTTAAGCCGAAAGCCCTATAATGTGGCCCGTTTCATTGAGCGCGAGGTCTGTGACGTACTAGGCCGTTTACTAGCGAGTGAGGAATTTGACATTATCCAGTGCGAAGGGACATTTGTGGCATGGTACAATGAATGGCTTGATTACGAAGAATTGCGCCCTGAACGCACCAAAACGGTGTTGCGCGCCCACAATGTGGAGTATACCATCTGGCATATGCTGGCAAAGCGGGAGGCGAATCCACTGAAGCAATTTATGCTTCGCGTTATGGCCAACCGCCTGGAAAAATTTGAGCGAGAGTATCTGACTTATTTCGACGCCGTAGCCGCCATTACCGAAGACGACGCGCAACGTCTGAGGGCCTTGGGTTGTCCAGAGCCTGTCGTCTTCATCCCAGCCGGGGCCGACCTAGAGCGTCTGCAACCCGACCCCGGCCTTCGGGCCAAGCCGCGCACCTTGTTTATGATTGGCTCCCTCGACTGGCTGCCTAATCAGGAAGGGGTGGAGTGGCTGCTGCGCGAGGTGTGGCCCACGTTTCACGCCGAATTTCCGGACGTGGAGCTGCACCTTGCCGGGCGCAACGCCCCCGCGCACTTGCTCAACCGGAAAGCCGAAAATGTCATCATGCACGGCTTTGTGGAATCAGCCCCCGCCTTTATGCAGCAGTACGAGCTGATGTTGGTGCCCTTGCTGAGCGGTGGCGGCATGCGCGTGAAAATTGTGGAGGGCATGGCCCTGGGCAAAGCCATTTTGAGCACCTCGCTGGGCGCCGAGGGCATTGTGGCCCACAACGACGAGAACCTGCTGGTGCGCGATGGCGCGGCCGCCTGGCTCGACGCCCTGCGCGCCTGGTACCGCGGCGAAATCGACGTGCGCAGCATTGGGGCCGCGGCCGCCCGCACCGCCTCCGACGTCTACGACAACGGCCGCGTGGTGCAGCGCTTTATTGGTTTGTACGAGCGCCTGCTCCAACCCGCGCCGGCCGGCACGCCCGCCCATTCGCCGCCCGCATGA